In the Pristiophorus japonicus isolate sPriJap1 unplaced genomic scaffold, sPriJap1.hap1 HAP1_SCAFFOLD_365, whole genome shotgun sequence genome, one interval contains:
- the LOC139250285 gene encoding probable G-protein coupled receptor 139: MGYPLIYRIERIYYPMLAVFGVTVNMVAIVILSRGKCGLSKCITRYLVGMAAADLFVVVTDVILNRINIMYFPVNFLSITPVCSVLVLLCIASIDCSVWFTVAFTFDRFIAICCQKLRTKYCTQRTATVVLGAVCVDSPIRCIPFYFTFQPKIIIDQVPWFCFSNESFYNSPFWSAYEWIDSIITPLVPICLIVSFNALTVKHIIAANRIRRGLRNNGQDQNDQKMENRKKSMILLFTLSGNFILLWMIYVVYSLNWLVENYNYIDKYLNTPLYRVQQVGFMLQLLSACTNTCIYGLTQTKFREELKSGMKYLFTLNGKLLK, translated from the exons ATGGGATATCCACTGATATATCGAATCGAACGAATCTACTACCCTATGCTTGCAGTCTTTGGTGTCACCG TTAACATGGTGGCGATTGTGATACTCTCCCGCGGAAAGtgtggtctctccaaatgcatcactcgctATCTGGTGGGAATGGCAGCGGCCGATCTATTTGTTGTTGTCACTGATGTAATTCTGAATCGCATTAATATTATGTATTTTCCTGTTAATTTCTTGTCCATCACTCCTGTATGCTCTGTGTTGGTTTTGTTGTGCATTGCATCCATTGATTGTTCGGTATGGTTTACGgttgctttcacctttgatcgctttatAGCCATTTGCTGTCAGAAGCTCAGAACGAAATATTGCACGCAGAGAACTGCGACTGTGGTTTTAGGAGCCGTGTGCGTGGATAGCCCTATTAGATGTATCCCCTTTTACTTTACATTCCAGCCTAAAATTATAATTGACCAAGTTCCCTGGTTTTGTTTTTCGAATGAAAGCTTCTATAATTCGCCTTTTTGGAGCGCATATGAGTGGATTGATAGTATTATAACCCCTTTAGTACCGATCTGTTTAATAGTTTCGTTCAATGCACTAACGGTTAAACACATTATAGCGGCAAATAGAATCCGCAGGGGTCTCCGGAACAATGGTCAGGATCAGAATGACCAAAAGATGGAGAACCGGAAAAAATCCATGATATTGCTGTTTACTCTATCTGGTAATTTCATACTTTTGTGGATGATATATGTAGTGTATTCGCTAAATTGGTTAGTGGAAAACTATAATTATATCGACAAATACCTCAATACTCCGCTGTATCGGGTTCAGCAGgttggattcatgctgcagcttCTTTCTGCttgtacaaacacgtgtatctatggattaacccagactaaattcagagaggagttgaagagtgGGATGAAATATCTGTTTACTCTAAATGGAAAATTACTTAAATAA